In the genome of Coraliomargarita algicola, one region contains:
- a CDS encoding AAA family ATPase, translated as MKILKITFQNLNSLQGTHIIDLENGLLSEAGIFSITGPTGAGKSTILDAITLALFGKAARYDKEANPGEMMTRGTGECAAEILFECNKGRYCAKWTRARARKKPNGKLQSPKREVSKADTGEIIAEKLKEADQMVESLTGLDYHRFLRSVLLAQGRFKEFLDAGDNERGDLLEKITGTEIYSRISQKAYETERAHDAAIQAAQQKLSGVELKTQEQLDDLRQEQITKETEVKALNLKQQTLRTKLQRFEHYRNLQATLEQSNKDLLKWQEADQAFTSSRNQLTQHEATQPFQADLIELEAKQRQHHTLTQAIEALSQIAQQQQTAAKQRLLATLQYVEATLKAQSHKITTVAATQLKIETAEKELTAWLTDNASTRNIEVELPELRALGESVRHTDKALQRTQSELAVLAKDQLANEQALATKKASINAAQQILSKARELVASTAQAVAKEAAGKSVDEWTQMAKAHALADESAKTLSVQHSHWSKAQARLTKLKERHPPLLEQFASAKQARNAHAASVAKETTILEDKQKIYDQARLIAKLETHRADLKPDQACPLCGSLEHPYVDHLESNEDNDKLAVATQKQVLADAEKALKQAVEVFNRLDEKLKSLELDITKATQDLDEQAATVAAAAKAAGYHDALENDDAFSRWQQSLQERHSATDTKLEQLQRLDRAACEAKEAFATLDAADRVSATQLHNLEQKKVDHSTKHQSLQIEQNNTQEDIDTQLAAFNQKLATHLPPARSPAETRSHTQKLEHQLQAYQRQLDTQTQQRLKLKELAADLKELKQAHTRLSEERAQWQSKLDAHPETTLSNSSLTVPESEAQRRSECQAALDKAQEAAQSLSHKRNDLAEINQAIQTTTHALNARLVNTPFKSIQLLKAARLSDTQLTEISATKDRLKSQHDQLLGRIDQTQNQLKKFAKQEPFSAEAEAPLKAEQTTNEQHLSIHNKRLGEIKLLLELDAKARNSQAELIAQIERLSKEARPWIELNALIGSASGDKFSKFAQGLTLAQLLHLANKHLLQLNDRYYIQQTQESELSLEIVDRYQADAIRPTRSLSGGESFLVSLALALGLSDLAGSDTKIESLFIDEGFGTLDTDTLDMALAALENLRMSNRTIGIISHVEALKHRISAQIRITKSSSGHGTLEIINGV; from the coding sequence ATGAAAATCCTTAAAATCACCTTTCAGAACCTCAACTCGCTGCAAGGCACACACATAATCGACCTCGAAAATGGCCTGCTCAGCGAAGCAGGGATCTTCTCGATCACTGGCCCCACCGGCGCAGGCAAAAGCACCATCCTCGACGCCATCACCCTCGCACTCTTTGGTAAAGCCGCCCGCTATGATAAAGAGGCCAACCCTGGAGAGATGATGACACGCGGCACCGGCGAATGTGCAGCCGAAATTTTATTCGAATGCAACAAAGGCCGTTACTGCGCAAAATGGACACGCGCACGTGCACGAAAAAAGCCCAACGGCAAACTACAAAGCCCCAAACGGGAAGTCTCTAAGGCCGACACAGGCGAAATCATCGCGGAGAAGCTGAAAGAAGCCGACCAAATGGTCGAATCTCTAACTGGACTCGATTACCACCGCTTCCTGCGCTCCGTCCTGCTCGCCCAAGGCCGCTTTAAAGAATTCCTCGACGCAGGCGACAACGAACGCGGCGACCTACTGGAAAAAATCACGGGCACTGAAATTTACTCTCGCATCAGCCAGAAAGCCTACGAGACCGAACGTGCCCACGACGCCGCCATTCAAGCTGCCCAACAAAAGCTCAGTGGCGTCGAACTCAAAACCCAAGAGCAACTCGACGACCTTAGGCAGGAGCAAATCACTAAGGAAACCGAAGTCAAAGCGCTCAATCTAAAGCAGCAAACCCTTCGCACCAAGCTGCAACGCTTCGAACATTACCGCAACCTGCAAGCGACACTCGAACAATCGAATAAAGACCTACTCAAATGGCAGGAAGCCGATCAGGCATTCACCTCCTCTCGCAATCAACTGACGCAACACGAAGCAACCCAGCCCTTCCAAGCTGATCTCATCGAACTCGAAGCCAAACAACGCCAACACCACACACTGACACAAGCAATCGAGGCACTCAGTCAAATCGCCCAACAGCAACAAACCGCAGCCAAGCAGCGGCTCCTCGCCACCCTGCAATACGTCGAAGCCACACTCAAAGCCCAAAGCCATAAAATCACCACCGTTGCAGCAACCCAGCTAAAAATCGAGACTGCCGAAAAAGAACTCACCGCCTGGCTCACAGACAATGCATCCACTCGCAATATCGAAGTCGAACTGCCTGAACTTCGCGCCTTGGGCGAGTCAGTCCGCCATACCGACAAAGCACTGCAACGCACTCAATCTGAACTTGCCGTATTGGCCAAGGATCAACTGGCCAACGAACAAGCACTGGCCACAAAAAAAGCCTCAATCAACGCAGCCCAACAAATACTAAGCAAGGCCAGAGAATTAGTCGCCAGTACTGCCCAAGCTGTCGCTAAAGAAGCTGCAGGCAAATCCGTCGATGAATGGACACAAATGGCCAAAGCCCATGCACTGGCCGATGAATCCGCAAAAACACTTAGTGTGCAGCATAGTCATTGGAGCAAAGCGCAAGCACGCCTAACAAAACTAAAAGAGCGCCATCCGCCACTGCTCGAGCAATTCGCCAGCGCCAAACAAGCACGCAACGCTCACGCAGCCTCCGTCGCCAAGGAAACCACCATCCTCGAAGACAAACAAAAAATCTACGATCAGGCCCGTCTCATCGCTAAGCTGGAAACGCACCGTGCCGACCTAAAGCCTGACCAAGCCTGCCCACTCTGCGGCTCGCTGGAGCACCCCTACGTCGACCATTTGGAATCGAATGAAGACAACGACAAACTAGCAGTCGCGACTCAAAAACAAGTGCTCGCCGACGCCGAAAAAGCACTGAAACAAGCCGTCGAAGTTTTCAATCGCTTGGATGAAAAACTTAAGTCGCTCGAGCTAGATATCACCAAGGCGACTCAAGACTTAGACGAGCAAGCCGCAACTGTTGCCGCCGCGGCCAAGGCCGCCGGTTACCACGATGCCCTCGAAAACGACGACGCCTTCTCGCGTTGGCAACAATCGCTACAGGAACGACATAGTGCGACCGACACCAAGCTCGAACAACTGCAGCGACTCGACCGCGCAGCATGCGAAGCCAAAGAAGCCTTTGCCACACTCGACGCCGCCGACCGCGTGTCCGCCACTCAACTACACAATTTAGAACAAAAAAAAGTCGACCACAGCACGAAGCACCAATCCTTGCAGATCGAGCAAAACAACACACAGGAGGACATCGACACCCAACTCGCAGCCTTCAATCAAAAGCTAGCCACACATCTGCCTCCAGCGAGATCGCCCGCGGAGACACGCTCCCATACGCAAAAGCTCGAACACCAACTACAAGCTTACCAGCGACAACTCGACACACAAACACAACAGCGCCTCAAGCTCAAAGAACTCGCCGCCGACCTCAAAGAACTCAAGCAAGCACACACACGCCTCAGCGAAGAACGCGCACAATGGCAGAGTAAACTCGACGCCCATCCAGAAACAACGCTTTCGAACAGCTCACTCACTGTCCCAGAAAGTGAAGCACAACGCCGCAGCGAATGCCAAGCCGCACTCGACAAGGCTCAAGAAGCCGCGCAATCACTCTCACACAAGCGTAACGACCTAGCCGAGATAAACCAGGCCATCCAAACCACGACCCATGCACTCAACGCACGACTCGTCAACACGCCGTTCAAATCAATCCAGTTGCTCAAAGCCGCACGCCTGAGCGATACGCAATTAACAGAGATCTCCGCCACCAAAGATCGGCTCAAAAGCCAACACGACCAACTTCTCGGTCGCATCGATCAAACGCAAAACCAACTCAAGAAATTCGCCAAACAGGAACCCTTCAGCGCCGAAGCCGAAGCACCCCTAAAAGCAGAGCAAACCACTAACGAGCAACACCTAAGCATCCACAACAAACGTCTCGGCGAGATCAAACTCCTACTGGAACTAGATGCCAAAGCACGCAATTCACAAGCTGAACTGATCGCTCAGATCGAAAGACTCTCCAAAGAAGCACGCCCATGGATCGAGCTCAATGCACTCATCGGATCCGCCAGCGGCGACAAATTTTCAAAATTCGCCCAAGGCCTGACCTTAGCCCAACTACTACATTTAGCCAACAAGCACCTACTGCAACTCAACGATCGCTACTACATACAACAAACCCAAGAATCCGAACTCAGCCTAGAGATCGTTGACCGCTACCAAGCCGACGCCATCCGCCCCACTCGCAGCCTCTCCGGCGGCGAGTCTTTCCTAGTGAGTCTAGCCCTCGCACTAGGACTCTCCGATCTAGCCGGCAGTGACACAAAAATCGAAAGTCTCTTCATCGACGAAGGTTTCGGCACGCTCGACACCGACACCCTAGACATGGCCCTTGCGGCCTTGGAAAACCTACGCATGTCCAACCGCACCATTGGCATAATCTCCCACGTTGAAGCCCTCAAACATCGCATAAGCGCACAGATCCGAATCACTAAATCCAGCAGTGGACACGGCACCCTTGAGATCATCAACGGCGTTTAA
- a CDS encoding pyridoxine 5'-phosphate synthase has product MKAAKILLGVNVDHVATVRQARYREHALSHGDEVEPDCVEFALACERAGADGITMHLREDRRHVQDVDVQRARAQIATRLNLEMACTAEMIEYALKLKPDSVCLVPESREEVTTEGGLDIVGQKSRVGEVVAAMTEAGIVTSLFIDPDPAQIEASAELKSPWIELHTGAYANAYYHAGRAQELDTLRAGAELAHRLGITVNAGHGINYTNISEVITLPHLHELNIGHSIVSRALFVGVEQAVSEMKALLG; this is encoded by the coding sequence ATGAAAGCTGCTAAGATTCTCCTTGGTGTGAACGTGGATCACGTCGCTACCGTCCGTCAGGCCCGTTATCGTGAGCATGCGCTCAGCCATGGTGATGAGGTCGAGCCGGATTGTGTCGAGTTTGCCCTTGCTTGTGAGCGGGCAGGAGCTGACGGCATCACCATGCACTTGCGCGAAGATCGCCGTCACGTGCAGGATGTGGATGTGCAACGCGCGCGCGCCCAAATCGCGACGCGCTTAAATCTGGAAATGGCCTGCACGGCGGAGATGATCGAGTATGCGCTCAAGCTGAAGCCAGATTCGGTATGTCTGGTGCCGGAAAGTCGTGAAGAAGTGACTACAGAAGGCGGTCTGGACATTGTCGGGCAAAAATCACGTGTCGGCGAAGTGGTTGCAGCGATGACTGAGGCCGGGATCGTGACGAGTCTATTTATCGATCCTGATCCGGCGCAGATCGAAGCCTCGGCCGAATTAAAAAGTCCGTGGATCGAGTTGCATACGGGGGCTTATGCGAATGCATACTATCATGCCGGACGTGCTCAGGAACTGGATACACTGCGCGCGGGTGCCGAGCTTGCACACCGCTTAGGGATTACTGTAAATGCCGGGCATGGCATTAATTATACCAATATTTCCGAAGTCATCACGCTACCGCACTTACACGAATTGAATATCGGACACTCGATCGTGAGCCGTGCACTTTTTGTCGGTGTGGAACAAGCGGTGAGTGAGATGAAGGCCTTGCTTGGATAA
- a CDS encoding transposase, giving the protein MKRIRRTKVQGSAASYHCMTRVVNGERLLGDREKEVLRKMIWQVADFCGVQVLTYCVMSNHFHVLLRVPERQNVDDAELLRRYQVLYPKPTQHQTASVKVLRSQLAEDSEQADELRRKLLARMGDISEYMKAVKQRFSVWYNRNHNRYGTLWADRFKSVLVEGKGNALQTMAAYIDLNPVRAGLAEDPKDYRFCGYAEAVSGVSEAVEGLRCIWADHDSNPLRAHRLLIFGKGSAASLKGGAVIERDEALRVLEQEDGLLPKAAILRCRVRYFTDGAILGSSEFVRSYTKAWQMERQRRHPPKVNRLKGAEWGDLAVIRGLRKTVFS; this is encoded by the coding sequence ATGAAACGAATACGTCGAACAAAGGTTCAGGGGAGTGCGGCTAGCTATCATTGTATGACGCGTGTGGTGAATGGTGAGAGGCTCTTGGGGGATCGTGAAAAGGAGGTGCTGCGTAAGATGATTTGGCAGGTGGCGGATTTCTGCGGTGTTCAGGTGCTGACCTACTGTGTGATGTCGAACCACTTTCACGTGCTGCTGCGGGTGCCGGAGCGGCAGAATGTGGACGATGCGGAACTGTTGCGTCGCTATCAGGTGCTGTATCCTAAGCCGACTCAGCATCAGACGGCTTCTGTTAAGGTGCTGCGCTCTCAGTTGGCTGAAGACTCGGAGCAGGCGGATGAGCTCCGCCGTAAGTTATTGGCCCGGATGGGCGATATTTCGGAATACATGAAGGCGGTGAAGCAGCGCTTTTCTGTGTGGTATAACCGTAACCATAATCGCTATGGCACGCTGTGGGCGGACCGTTTTAAATCGGTGCTGGTTGAGGGGAAGGGGAACGCGCTGCAAACGATGGCCGCGTATATTGACTTGAATCCGGTTCGGGCCGGTTTGGCAGAAGATCCGAAGGATTATCGCTTCTGTGGCTATGCGGAGGCGGTCTCGGGTGTGTCAGAGGCGGTTGAGGGCTTGCGTTGTATCTGGGCGGATCATGATTCGAATCCGTTGCGGGCGCATCGTCTTTTGATTTTTGGGAAAGGGAGTGCTGCGAGCTTGAAGGGGGGCGCGGTTATTGAGCGTGACGAGGCTTTGCGAGTTCTGGAACAGGAGGATGGCTTATTGCCGAAGGCGGCGATCTTGCGTTGCCGTGTTCGCTATTTTACGGATGGAGCAATACTGGGCTCCAGCGAGTTTGTGAGGAGTTATACCAAGGCATGGCAAATGGAACGGCAACGACGGCATCCGCCGAAGGTGAATCGATTGAAAGGTGCGGAGTGGGGCGACTTGGCTGTGATCCGAGGCCTGAGGAAAACGGTGTTTAGCTAG
- a CDS encoding RNA polymerase sigma factor — protein MSAKTETIHPDDLLIERIKAGDMAAYNDMVTRYYDRIFARVSQLLKNKQDAEEVTQDAFIRAHRGLENFRGDASFSTWLYQIATNLAHNRYWYWFRRKRDQSISLDQPLTDDGSMTLENVMPCAGEDPSEAAVTQEFVDRVSECMQGLNEKHKEVLILRNVKNLSYDEIAQQLEISVGTVKSRIARARDSLRDLMGDDFA, from the coding sequence ATGAGTGCTAAGACTGAGACGATTCATCCTGATGATTTGCTGATTGAGCGCATCAAGGCAGGCGATATGGCTGCTTATAACGACATGGTCACGCGCTATTACGACCGAATTTTTGCACGTGTTTCGCAATTGCTTAAAAATAAACAAGATGCGGAGGAAGTGACTCAGGATGCATTTATACGCGCGCATCGGGGCTTGGAAAATTTTAGAGGCGATGCTTCTTTTTCGACATGGCTGTATCAAATCGCCACCAATTTGGCGCATAATCGCTATTGGTATTGGTTCCGTCGTAAGCGTGATCAATCGATCTCTTTGGATCAGCCGCTGACAGATGATGGTAGTATGACGTTGGAAAATGTGATGCCTTGTGCCGGGGAAGACCCTTCGGAGGCCGCGGTGACGCAAGAGTTTGTTGACCGCGTGTCTGAATGCATGCAAGGTCTGAACGAGAAGCATAAAGAAGTTTTGATTTTACGAAATGTTAAGAACCTGTCCTACGACGAGATTGCGCAGCAGTTAGAGATCAGTGTGGGCACAGTGAAGAGCAGAATTGCCCGTGCGCGGGACAGTCTGCGCGATCTGATGGGCGACGATTTTGCATGA
- a CDS encoding M16 family metallopeptidase, whose protein sequence is MENSPSQFSASQSHELIERLFRAPVERHVLPNGLTLVHRPDFSSEVVSVQVWVKTGSIHEDAYIGSGLSHYLEHMLFKGTSRRDGKSISREVHAMGGSINAYTTFDRTVYYIDAPSTAFQQVVDVLSDMVLHSTLPVQEVERERAVILREIDMGLDDPDRQLSQALFRTAFQRHPYREPVIGHRELYEQVTCEELRGYYNARYVPNNMVVTIVGAVAPEECLAEVEKQFGAVPRGRLAPVRVEEEPVQLAARREDIVGEYNIFRGGLGFKVPHMSHPDSPCLDALAHALGGGESSLLWDRLRNQRNLVNYIDCRNWNPGGSGLFWISYVCDASKSAAVEQAILALLGEVAAQGLPESVVEKARRQALTSEINGRKTMSGQASRLGLGEVVIGDIYYGRRYLNRLQAVQPVNLQAVAQRYLVDESMSAVTLGPAPQIIDSTAALEEKLALEPFELIELSSGARLLLQPDSRLPKVHLRCVLQAGPLYEPADQRGVSALLGELLTKDTLHRSAQEIAELIESIGGSFTATGGNNTISLALEVLPADLDVALELLSEALTAPVFDSATFETERDAQVASLLEADDEILDFGFRKLRERFFAEHPFAVGSDGRAADLVALTVEDIAVHYRELVRAGNIVLSVTGDFDPESLVSRLQPLLEKQLSTLAFQRADSSLPVVPVAYTGHEVMDREQAVVLQAYPDAGVQSSDFVVAEVLNELFSGMSSRLFERVREDQGMAYYVGTTRVIGLQTGMFVFYAGTHPEQAGAVVSEMNIEIARVAAGEVTEDELARCRTRLKAARPMGKQTIGARAMHAAIQLTYGLPIDDDAEHAAKLDQVDAAQLARFAKEYFSEEKRVQLIVGPAS, encoded by the coding sequence ATGGAAAATAGCCCTAGTCAGTTCTCTGCTTCACAATCTCATGAACTTATTGAGCGCCTGTTTCGGGCGCCTGTGGAACGGCATGTATTGCCCAATGGACTGACATTGGTCCATCGCCCGGATTTTTCCAGTGAGGTGGTCTCCGTTCAAGTTTGGGTTAAAACCGGGAGCATTCACGAGGATGCCTACATTGGTTCTGGCTTATCTCACTATTTGGAGCACATGCTCTTTAAAGGGACTTCTCGCAGGGACGGAAAATCTATCAGTCGTGAAGTGCATGCAATGGGGGGCTCGATTAATGCATACACCACTTTTGATCGTACAGTCTACTACATTGATGCGCCCTCGACGGCTTTTCAACAGGTAGTGGATGTGCTATCGGATATGGTTCTGCACTCGACTTTGCCAGTGCAAGAAGTGGAGCGCGAGCGTGCCGTGATTTTGCGCGAGATCGATATGGGCTTGGATGATCCAGACCGTCAGCTCAGTCAGGCACTTTTTCGTACTGCCTTTCAGCGGCATCCGTATCGTGAGCCAGTAATCGGCCATCGTGAGTTATACGAGCAGGTGACTTGTGAGGAATTACGCGGCTATTACAATGCCCGCTATGTGCCGAATAATATGGTAGTTACCATCGTGGGCGCAGTGGCACCTGAAGAGTGCCTTGCTGAGGTTGAAAAGCAATTTGGGGCAGTCCCGCGCGGACGACTGGCACCTGTGCGTGTCGAGGAAGAGCCAGTGCAACTGGCCGCTCGTCGCGAGGATATTGTGGGCGAGTATAATATTTTCCGTGGTGGCCTCGGGTTTAAAGTGCCGCACATGAGTCATCCAGATTCGCCATGTCTCGATGCGCTCGCTCATGCGCTGGGTGGTGGAGAGAGCTCACTGCTCTGGGATCGCTTGCGTAATCAGCGGAACCTGGTCAATTACATCGACTGTCGTAATTGGAATCCTGGAGGCAGCGGCCTCTTTTGGATTTCTTACGTCTGCGATGCCTCGAAAAGTGCTGCTGTGGAACAAGCGATTCTTGCTTTATTAGGTGAAGTGGCGGCCCAAGGCCTACCTGAATCAGTGGTGGAAAAGGCCCGGCGACAAGCACTTACGTCTGAGATTAATGGTCGCAAGACTATGAGTGGCCAAGCATCGCGCCTTGGCCTGGGAGAGGTGGTCATCGGTGATATCTATTATGGGCGACGCTATTTGAATAGGCTGCAAGCTGTTCAACCGGTCAATTTACAAGCAGTCGCTCAGCGCTATTTGGTCGATGAGAGTATGTCGGCTGTGACTCTAGGCCCTGCTCCGCAAATTATTGACTCGACCGCTGCACTGGAAGAAAAGCTGGCATTAGAGCCTTTTGAGCTGATCGAGCTCTCGAGTGGCGCGCGCTTACTATTACAGCCTGACAGTCGTTTGCCCAAAGTGCATCTTCGCTGTGTGCTTCAAGCGGGCCCTCTTTATGAGCCCGCTGATCAACGTGGGGTTTCCGCATTACTCGGGGAACTTTTGACCAAGGATACCCTCCACCGCAGCGCTCAAGAGATTGCTGAATTAATCGAGAGCATCGGTGGCAGTTTTACGGCGACCGGTGGTAATAATACGATCAGTCTCGCGCTGGAGGTATTGCCGGCAGATTTGGATGTCGCACTTGAACTACTCAGTGAGGCCTTGACCGCTCCGGTTTTTGACTCGGCGACCTTTGAGACCGAGCGAGACGCACAAGTCGCCAGCCTGCTCGAAGCCGACGATGAAATTCTTGATTTTGGTTTCCGTAAGTTGCGCGAGCGCTTTTTTGCGGAGCACCCCTTCGCTGTGGGCTCTGATGGTCGTGCTGCGGATCTCGTTGCGCTCACTGTCGAAGACATTGCAGTGCACTACCGTGAGCTCGTCCGGGCAGGTAATATTGTTCTTTCGGTAACAGGTGATTTTGACCCAGAGTCTTTAGTTTCACGCTTACAACCTTTGCTTGAAAAGCAACTATCGACCTTAGCTTTTCAGAGAGCCGACTCATCGCTGCCAGTCGTGCCTGTCGCCTACACCGGGCATGAAGTAATGGACCGAGAGCAAGCCGTCGTACTGCAAGCTTATCCCGATGCCGGTGTTCAATCCAGCGACTTCGTTGTCGCCGAAGTGCTTAACGAACTTTTCAGCGGCATGTCCAGTCGTCTGTTTGAGCGTGTGCGCGAAGATCAGGGTATGGCCTATTATGTCGGCACAACACGAGTGATAGGATTACAAACTGGCATGTTTGTTTTTTACGCAGGAACGCACCCCGAGCAAGCTGGTGCCGTAGTCAGTGAAATGAATATTGAGATTGCACGAGTCGCTGCCGGAGAGGTGACGGAAGACGAACTCGCTCGATGCCGTACACGGCTCAAAGCGGCGCGTCCCATGGGCAAGCAAACGATTGGCGCGCGTGCGATGCATGCCGCAATTCAGCTCACTTATGGTTTACCCATTGACGACGATGCAGAACACGCAGCTAAATTAGATCAAGTCGATGCCGCTCAGCTCGCTCGTTTCGCGAAAGAATATTTCTCGGAAGAAAAGCGTGTGCAGTTGATCGTAGGCCCCGCCAGCTAA
- a CDS encoding argininosuccinate synthase, with translation MKIVLAYSGGLDTSVLVSWLKEHYNAEIITFAADVGQEEELDGLAEKAKATGASAHYTVDLVEEFARDFIFPMMRANAIYEGQYLLGTSIARPLIAKAHVEIAEREGADAVAHGATGKGNDQVRFELGYAALAPKLQIISPWRMEVFRKAFPGRTEMINYCRENNIDVEASASKPYSMDRNLLHISYEAGILEDTWFDPTTDDNKGMYKLTTAPEDAPDEPEYVELDFERGDCVAVNGVAMNPAQVMKHLNKLAGKHGVGRVDIVENRFVGMKSRGVYETPGGTILLQGHRNLETITMDRELAHLRDGLIPRYAELVYNGFWYAPEREALQALIDDSQKTVTGTVRLKLYKGNVTTVGRKSPLSLYDENIASMEGVDSDYNPDDASGFIHLNALRLRRRAIAQGGPEIASESKLSRE, from the coding sequence ATGAAGATTGTACTCGCATACTCTGGTGGTCTCGACACCTCCGTTCTCGTTAGTTGGCTCAAGGAGCACTATAACGCGGAAATTATTACTTTCGCTGCGGATGTCGGCCAAGAAGAGGAGCTCGACGGCCTGGCGGAAAAGGCGAAAGCAACCGGTGCTTCTGCGCACTATACAGTGGATTTGGTCGAAGAGTTTGCGCGTGACTTCATCTTTCCGATGATGCGTGCCAATGCGATTTACGAAGGCCAATACTTGCTCGGCACATCGATTGCGCGTCCGCTGATCGCAAAGGCACACGTTGAGATTGCGGAGCGTGAAGGTGCGGATGCAGTTGCACACGGCGCCACAGGTAAGGGGAATGACCAAGTTCGCTTTGAATTGGGATACGCGGCACTCGCGCCTAAGTTGCAAATTATCTCCCCCTGGCGCATGGAGGTCTTTCGTAAGGCCTTTCCAGGGCGCACGGAAATGATCAACTATTGTCGTGAGAACAATATCGATGTCGAAGCCAGCGCTTCGAAGCCATATTCGATGGATCGTAACTTGCTGCACATTTCTTATGAAGCTGGCATTTTAGAAGACACCTGGTTTGATCCGACGACCGACGACAACAAAGGGATGTACAAGCTGACAACCGCGCCCGAAGATGCGCCGGATGAGCCTGAATACGTCGAGCTTGATTTCGAACGTGGTGACTGTGTCGCTGTGAATGGCGTTGCTATGAATCCAGCTCAGGTTATGAAGCACTTGAACAAGTTGGCTGGTAAGCACGGCGTCGGGCGTGTGGATATCGTCGAGAATCGCTTCGTAGGTATGAAGAGCCGTGGTGTCTACGAGACGCCAGGTGGCACAATCTTGCTGCAAGGTCATCGCAATTTGGAAACAATCACAATGGACCGCGAACTCGCTCACTTGCGGGATGGCTTGATCCCTCGTTATGCTGAGTTGGTCTATAATGGTTTCTGGTATGCGCCCGAGCGCGAAGCGCTGCAGGCTCTGATCGATGACTCGCAAAAAACCGTTACAGGCACAGTGCGCCTTAAGCTTTACAAGGGCAATGTCACGACGGTTGGTCGCAAGTCACCGCTTTCTCTATATGACGAAAACATCGCATCGATGGAAGGCGTCGATAGTGATTACAATCCAGATGATGCCAGTGGTTTCATCCATCTGAACGCGCTTCGTTTACGCCGCCGTGCGATTGCACAGGGCGGGCCTGAAATCGCTTCAGAAAGTAAGCTCTCGCGCGAGTAG
- a CDS encoding exonuclease SbcCD subunit D C-terminal domain-containing protein: MKILHTADWHLGQNFFERDRLEEQSAFLDFLLKQIETRSIDLLIIAGDIFDTANPPRAAEQLYFDFITRLHALQHCEAVIIGGNHDSAPHLDAPRTVLSHLNIHVIGGMPDQTSDAILRFERNGKRLCIAAIPFLRDRDVRRAIEGESFDAMEARTKAGIIQTYQNIAQQIQTSRQDDEVLLATGHLTAVGGRLSDSERSVHIGNLGSISAEQFPPIFDYIALGHLHHPQAVGACEHIRYSGSPIPLSFSESSEKEIRLLTIHDDHSLTHQAIDIPLARRLLRLSGSADTVRQAIEELSTPSHELTPWIEVTLTEGDVSPLINDQIRAAAAANDAVVLKVGRKLNNSQISALPDQTTKAISEWEPLAVFEKRIESYQGDLSPEALKQCFNHILHAVQEDDAQ, translated from the coding sequence ATGAAAATCCTGCACACAGCCGATTGGCACCTAGGGCAAAACTTTTTCGAGCGCGATCGCTTGGAAGAGCAGAGCGCATTTCTCGACTTTCTACTCAAGCAAATCGAGACACGAAGCATCGACCTACTCATCATCGCAGGCGACATCTTCGACACCGCCAACCCACCACGCGCAGCAGAGCAACTTTACTTCGACTTCATTACACGATTACATGCATTGCAGCACTGCGAGGCGGTCATCATCGGAGGAAACCATGACTCCGCTCCCCATCTGGATGCCCCACGCACGGTACTGTCGCATCTAAACATCCATGTCATCGGCGGCATGCCCGATCAAACAAGTGACGCAATCCTACGCTTTGAACGCAACGGTAAACGCCTCTGCATCGCAGCCATCCCCTTCCTCCGCGACCGTGACGTGCGCCGCGCCATCGAAGGCGAGAGCTTTGATGCGATGGAAGCCCGCACCAAAGCCGGCATCATACAGACCTATCAAAATATCGCACAACAGATCCAAACATCTCGCCAAGACGACGAAGTGCTGCTCGCCACAGGTCACCTCACTGCGGTCGGAGGTCGTCTCTCTGACAGCGAACGCTCTGTTCACATCGGCAACTTAGGCAGTATCAGCGCGGAACAATTTCCACCCATCTTCGACTACATCGCGCTCGGTCACTTACACCACCCACAAGCGGTGGGTGCGTGCGAACACATTCGTTACTCCGGCAGCCCCATTCCGCTCAGCTTCTCAGAGTCCTCCGAAAAAGAGATTCGCCTGCTCACCATTCACGATGATCACAGCCTCACACACCAGGCGATCGACATACCTCTAGCCCGCCGACTACTCCGCCTATCTGGCAGTGCCGACACCGTAAGACAGGCCATCGAGGAGCTATCCACCCCCTCTCACGAGCTCACTCCGTGGATCGAAGTCACTTTAACCGAAGGTGATGTCAGCCCTCTGATCAACGACCAAATACGCGCAGCTGCCGCGGCAAACGATGCCGTCGTACTTAAAGTAGGCCGCAAGCTCAACAACTCACAAATCAGCGCCCTTCCTGACCAAACAACCAAAGCGATAAGCGAATGGGAACCGCTCGCTGTTTTTGAAAAACGAATCGAAAGCTACCAGGGAGACCTCAGCCCGGAGGCGCTTAAACAGTGCTTCAACCACATCCTCCACGCAGTGCAGGAGGACGACGCTCAATGA